A region from the Phycisphaerales bacterium genome encodes:
- a CDS encoding OPT/YSL family transporter — protein MAIPQLTEEQIKTYTVAQKDRWWFENVFKGNMPQLTLRTAITGFILGGILSATNLYIGAKTGWSLGVGLTSVILAFALYRVISSIGIGKDFTILENNCMQSIATSAGYMTGPLISGLAAYMLMTNEPIGVWKLILFTIVLSLLGVLVAFPMKRRFINDEQAPFPEGAACGVVLDTLYHSDPGIGMFKAKALVVAGLISGGLKFLGGAAYMTLIQVKMLGLDAIKFMIPEHLDGWFYRLFEKSGSGIPTLWGADPRKFGLSPTLDIALFGAGGLMNIRYAVNMFAGMIIAYVGMAGWVVQSGWVKKIDAKTQQLTELSASSAFGYRDVLTGWLLWPGVAMLVCASMAAFFAKPQVFVAAFKGLTGKHKADDDVLKDIEFPLWISLVGVPVVGALGVWMMHDWFDVDWTMGALSVPLIIILTLIAATSTAATSITPTGAVSKITQFTFGVMRPAQPQVNLMTAVMTTEVASNASNLLMDIKPGYMLGNKPRHQAIGHCIGIVAGALASTPLFYIMFMKDNPKNPIIDYSDMPAKSMEATLITEQFGFPSAVQWKGIADFMQGLTGDKDITSIIHPSALYALGIAAVFGVVFEVIRLITKGKSLISPVALGLGFVIPPDSTLWMFLGSAFFWLMHQFYAKSKESFGNRLWVLTHEPICAGLIAGGALVGIGDTLLDVFLLSK, from the coding sequence ATGGCCATCCCGCAACTCACCGAAGAGCAGATCAAGACCTACACCGTCGCCCAGAAGGACCGCTGGTGGTTCGAGAACGTCTTCAAGGGGAACATGCCCCAACTCACGCTCCGCACCGCTATAACCGGGTTCATCCTCGGCGGCATCCTGAGCGCCACCAACCTCTATATCGGTGCCAAGACCGGCTGGTCCCTCGGCGTCGGGCTGACCAGCGTCATCCTCGCCTTCGCCCTCTACCGCGTCATCTCCTCCATCGGGATCGGCAAGGACTTCACGATCCTCGAGAACAACTGCATGCAGTCCATCGCGACCAGCGCGGGCTACATGACCGGCCCCCTCATCTCCGGGCTTGCCGCCTACATGCTCATGACCAACGAGCCTATTGGCGTCTGGAAACTCATCCTGTTCACCATCGTTCTTTCGCTCCTAGGTGTGCTCGTTGCCTTCCCGATGAAACGCCGGTTCATCAATGACGAGCAGGCGCCTTTCCCCGAAGGTGCGGCGTGCGGCGTCGTCCTCGACACGCTCTACCACTCCGACCCCGGCATCGGCATGTTCAAGGCCAAGGCCCTGGTGGTCGCGGGCCTCATCAGCGGCGGCCTGAAGTTCCTGGGCGGGGCCGCCTATATGACGTTGATCCAGGTCAAGATGCTGGGGCTCGACGCCATCAAGTTCATGATCCCCGAGCATCTCGACGGGTGGTTCTATAGACTCTTCGAGAAATCGGGGAGCGGCATCCCCACACTCTGGGGCGCCGATCCGCGAAAGTTCGGCCTCTCGCCCACGCTCGACATCGCCCTCTTCGGCGCGGGCGGCCTCATGAACATCCGCTATGCCGTCAACATGTTCGCGGGGATGATCATCGCCTACGTCGGCATGGCCGGGTGGGTCGTGCAGAGCGGCTGGGTGAAAAAAATAGACGCGAAGACCCAGCAACTCACCGAACTCAGTGCGAGCAGTGCGTTCGGCTATCGCGACGTGCTCACCGGGTGGCTCCTCTGGCCCGGCGTCGCGATGCTCGTCTGCGCCAGCATGGCGGCCTTCTTCGCCAAGCCCCAGGTCTTCGTCGCCGCCTTCAAGGGCCTCACCGGCAAGCACAAGGCCGACGACGACGTCCTCAAGGACATCGAGTTCCCCCTCTGGATCTCCCTCGTTGGCGTCCCGGTGGTGGGGGCGCTGGGTGTGTGGATGATGCACGACTGGTTCGATGTGGATTGGACGATGGGCGCTCTCTCCGTTCCGCTCATCATCATCCTGACCCTCATCGCCGCGACCTCCACCGCCGCCACCAGCATCACGCCCACGGGCGCCGTCAGCAAGATCACGCAGTTCACCTTCGGCGTGATGCGCCCGGCCCAGCCCCAGGTCAACCTCATGACCGCCGTCATGACGACCGAGGTCGCGAGCAACGCCAGCAACCTCCTCATGGACATCAAGCCCGGGTACATGCTCGGGAACAAGCCCCGCCACCAGGCGATCGGGCACTGCATCGGCATCGTCGCGGGCGCCCTTGCCTCGACGCCCCTTTTCTACATCATGTTCATGAAGGACAATCCCAAGAACCCAATCATCGATTACTCGGACATGCCCGCGAAGTCGATGGAGGCGACGCTCATCACCGAGCAGTTCGGGTTCCCCTCCGCCGTGCAGTGGAAGGGCATCGCCGACTTCATGCAGGGGCTGACCGGTGACAAGGACATCACCTCGATCATCCACCCATCCGCGCTCTACGCCCTCGGGATCGCCGCGGTCTTCGGCGTCGTCTTCGAGGTGATCCGTCTCATCACCAAGGGCAAGAGCCTCATCTCCCCGGTCGCGCTCGGCCTGGGCTTCGTCATCCCGCCCGATTCCACGCTCTGGATGTTCCTCGGGTCGGCCTTCTTCTGGCTCATGCACCAGTTCTACGCCAAGTCCAAGGAGTCCTTCGGCAACCGACTCTGGGTCCTGACCCACGAGCCGATCTGTGCCGGGTTGATCGCCGGCGGCGCGCTCGTCGGCATCGGCGACACCCTCCTCGATGTCTTCCTGCTCAGCAAGTGA
- a CDS encoding YkgJ family cysteine cluster protein has protein sequence MAYQNDTTEWFAIPDEGTGKAGLSFECTMCGRCCTGPEGYVLFTDDEAKALAARLGLSHAEFIERYTHETTLGRSLNETKTEHGHDCVFLDRTSVPGRAVCGVYEDRPTQCRTWPFWKSNVKSPQAWARASAICPGIGKGTRHSVQEIRVLRDRVEM, from the coding sequence ATGGCGTATCAGAACGACACGACCGAGTGGTTCGCGATTCCCGACGAGGGGACAGGGAAGGCGGGGCTTTCCTTTGAGTGCACGATGTGCGGGCGCTGCTGCACGGGGCCCGAGGGATACGTGCTCTTCACCGACGATGAGGCGAAGGCCCTCGCGGCACGTCTGGGACTCAGCCACGCTGAGTTCATCGAGCGCTACACGCACGAGACGACCCTGGGCCGATCGCTCAACGAGACGAAAACCGAGCATGGACACGACTGCGTCTTTCTCGATCGGACGAGCGTGCCGGGGCGGGCGGTCTGCGGCGTGTACGAGGATCGCCCGACGCAGTGCCGGACGTGGCCATTCTGGAAGAGCAATGTGAAGTCACCCCAGGCATGGGCGCGGGCGAGCGCGATCTGCCCGGGCATCGGCAAGGGCACGCGCCACAGCGTGCAAGAGATCCGCGTGCTGCGCGATCGCGTGGAGATGTGA
- the cls gene encoding cardiolipin synthase, giving the protein MLEWISNHPWLAASGLLVEFGLRVLMGFVVIARRRPVPTTLAWLVLVLFVPLIGSILYVLVGENRLGTRRRMEHDQIMRQAEPSVVARWAELGLTRSRPSVRSGGLELVAPHATAVGGLPPLKGNRLTLLSDTDEFLDSLIRDIDASTHHCHLLFYIWMARGRSEEISAALVRASQRGVECRVLVDSAGSKEFLASEQRRMLDREGVRVLEALPVGALRMLVARLDLRNHRKIAVFDGRVGYMGSQNLTDHGFKRSIRKKIGPWIDASVRVEGPAAQALQLVFLRDWALETDEDVHLEDTYLPRVSIGDVTDGRVAQVVPTGPGPDAGAMRDALLSMIYGARQELIVTTPYFVPDDATETALISAARRGVRVTLVLPRHSDAIVVAAAGRWTYEALLRAGVRVVEFTDGLLHSKTVTADRCLSLIGSANIDIRSFLLNFEVSLFVYDAAFAEELARLQESYIEKSERITLGAWKQRPFGRRAAQGFARLLGPLL; this is encoded by the coding sequence ATGCTCGAGTGGATCTCGAATCATCCCTGGCTGGCCGCATCGGGACTTCTTGTGGAGTTCGGCCTCCGCGTGCTCATGGGATTCGTCGTGATCGCGCGTCGCCGGCCCGTGCCGACGACGCTGGCGTGGCTGGTCCTTGTGCTCTTTGTGCCGTTGATCGGCTCGATCCTGTACGTTCTGGTGGGCGAGAACCGTCTTGGCACGCGCCGGCGGATGGAGCACGACCAGATCATGCGCCAGGCCGAGCCCTCGGTCGTCGCGCGATGGGCGGAGTTGGGCCTGACGCGGTCGCGGCCGAGCGTGCGATCGGGCGGGCTGGAACTGGTGGCGCCGCACGCGACGGCCGTCGGCGGGCTCCCGCCACTCAAGGGCAATCGGTTGACGCTCCTGAGCGACACCGATGAGTTTCTCGACTCGCTCATCCGCGACATCGACGCGAGCACGCACCACTGCCATCTGCTGTTCTACATCTGGATGGCGCGGGGACGATCGGAGGAGATTTCGGCGGCCCTCGTGCGCGCGTCGCAGCGTGGCGTGGAATGCCGAGTGCTCGTGGATTCCGCTGGGAGCAAGGAGTTCCTCGCTAGCGAGCAGCGCCGGATGCTGGATCGCGAGGGCGTGCGCGTGCTCGAGGCGCTCCCGGTGGGTGCGCTGCGCATGCTCGTGGCGCGACTGGATCTACGGAATCACCGCAAGATCGCGGTCTTTGATGGGCGCGTGGGATACATGGGGAGCCAGAATCTTACGGACCATGGCTTCAAGCGATCGATCCGCAAGAAGATCGGCCCATGGATCGACGCGTCGGTGCGGGTCGAGGGGCCGGCGGCCCAGGCGCTGCAACTCGTCTTCCTGCGCGACTGGGCGCTCGAGACCGATGAGGATGTCCACCTTGAGGACACGTATTTGCCACGCGTTTCGATCGGGGACGTGACCGACGGTCGCGTGGCGCAGGTTGTGCCGACGGGTCCGGGGCCGGACGCCGGGGCGATGCGAGATGCGCTCCTGTCGATGATCTATGGCGCGCGTCAGGAGTTGATCGTGACCACGCCGTATTTTGTGCCCGATGATGCGACGGAGACGGCGCTGATCTCAGCGGCACGGCGCGGCGTGCGGGTGACGCTCGTCCTCCCGCGACACAGCGACGCGATCGTCGTCGCGGCGGCGGGGCGATGGACGTACGAGGCCCTCCTCCGCGCGGGCGTGCGCGTCGTCGAGTTCACCGACGGCCTGCTTCACTCCAAGACCGTGACAGCGGACCGGTGCCTATCGCTCATCGGGAGCGCGAACATCGACATCCGGTCGTTCCTGCTGAACTTCGAGGTGAGCCTGTTCGTGTACGACGCGGCCTTCGCGGAGGAACTCGCCCGGCTGCAGGAGTCGTACATCGAGAAGTCAGAGCGGATCACGCTGGGGGCGTGGAAACAGCGGCCGTTCGGTCGGCGTGCGGCGCAAGGATTCGCGCGGCTGCTCGGGCCGTTGTTGTAG
- a CDS encoding MBL fold metallo-hydrolase: MGEVTGSSTLLETGRARVLIDFGLFQGGPGQDAKNRRRHDFSRLDAVVLTHAHVDHSGRLPLLASLGYKGPIWCTPETIDLCRVMLRDSAQVQEADAREDTRRNLRRGKEPVEPLYTKAEAEQVLGTFKPVRYGTPTEVAPGVRVRLVDAGHILGSASVEVTIEEGGGTKTIVFSGDIGVSNVPINHNPERFEHADLVVMESTYGDRDHRSREATVEEFRSIIHDAVWEHQRVFVPAFAVGRTQLLMYELAALGQSGRVPSFPVYIDSPLASEATEVYMKHRGSLDTDARAMFEYAEKPNSVPVYTFLEKADDSRRLNDMSGAAVVIAGSGMCTGGRIVHHLKHNLWRRDARVMIVGYQPSGSIGRRLAEGAGVVRVLGDWVKVRAKIHTLGGFSAHAGQSELVAWASSWAKSRPRVLLNHGEDYARLALATRLSRDLGVRAETPGADAEYSL; this comes from the coding sequence ATGGGCGAGGTCACGGGCTCGTCGACGCTGCTCGAAACGGGTCGGGCGCGTGTGCTTATTGATTTCGGGCTGTTCCAGGGCGGCCCGGGGCAGGACGCGAAGAATCGGCGTCGGCACGACTTCTCTCGTCTCGACGCGGTGGTGCTGACGCATGCGCACGTGGATCACTCCGGGCGTCTGCCGTTGCTTGCGTCGCTCGGCTACAAGGGTCCGATCTGGTGCACTCCCGAGACGATCGACCTGTGCCGGGTGATGCTGAGGGACTCGGCCCAGGTGCAGGAGGCCGACGCGCGGGAGGACACGAGGAGAAATCTTCGGCGGGGAAAGGAGCCGGTCGAGCCGCTCTACACGAAGGCCGAGGCGGAGCAGGTGCTGGGGACGTTCAAGCCTGTGAGGTACGGAACGCCGACGGAGGTCGCGCCGGGTGTGCGTGTGCGGCTTGTGGACGCGGGGCACATCCTCGGCTCGGCGAGCGTGGAGGTCACGATCGAGGAGGGTGGGGGGACAAAGACGATCGTCTTCTCCGGCGACATCGGCGTCTCGAACGTGCCCATCAACCACAACCCGGAGCGCTTCGAGCACGCGGACCTGGTGGTGATGGAATCCACCTATGGCGATCGCGACCATCGCTCGCGCGAGGCGACGGTCGAGGAGTTCCGGTCGATCATCCACGACGCGGTGTGGGAGCATCAGCGGGTGTTTGTGCCGGCGTTCGCGGTGGGGCGGACGCAGTTGCTGATGTATGAGTTGGCGGCGCTCGGGCAGAGCGGGCGCGTGCCGTCGTTTCCGGTGTATATCGACAGCCCGCTCGCGTCGGAGGCGACGGAGGTGTACATGAAGCATCGCGGCTCACTGGACACGGACGCGAGGGCGATGTTCGAATATGCCGAGAAGCCGAACTCGGTTCCGGTGTACACGTTCCTGGAGAAAGCCGACGACTCGCGAAGGCTCAACGACATGAGCGGGGCGGCGGTGGTGATCGCGGGGAGCGGGATGTGCACCGGCGGGCGGATCGTGCATCACCTGAAGCACAACCTCTGGCGGCGCGACGCGCGGGTCATGATCGTGGGGTATCAGCCATCGGGCTCGATCGGTCGGCGACTGGCCGAGGGCGCGGGGGTGGTGCGCGTGCTTGGCGATTGGGTAAAGGTTCGCGCGAAGATCCACACGCTGGGCGGGTTCTCGGCCCACGCGGGGCAGAGCGAACTGGTCGCGTGGGCGAGTTCGTGGGCGAAGTCGAGGCCCCGGGTGCTCCTCAATCATGGCGAGGATTACGCGCGCTTGGCGCTCGCAACACGACTCTCGAGGGACCTCGGCGTTCGCGCCGAGACGCCCGGCGCGGATGCGGAGTATTCGTTGTAG
- a CDS encoding glycosyltransferase encodes MLSVIVLSFNRRDALGRTLDSIDAWTVAIDRETIVVDNASTDGTSVWLREARPGVNLIDLEENVGVEGFNIGARAARGETLLILDDDAHVDEPTLLAALAWLLDASAGAPRAGVAFAPVHPSTRVPEWPGLHEPTNHWPAMGCANLIRADAWTKAGGYCPAFFLYRNDTDLALTIRGLGMDLHADPEWIAWHDSPAAKQKSARWHTLATRNWIWMTRRHARGLWILLGGTLGVVWAHRLAGWNLSRHVATLRGTIAGLFRNVPPVSAPIGRDGEAYRSLIRHQLRARGRATRECLGTSQASSSSASSQRHSA; translated from the coding sequence GTGCTCTCCGTCATCGTCCTGAGTTTCAACCGACGCGACGCCCTCGGACGAACGCTCGACTCGATCGACGCATGGACTGTCGCGATCGATCGCGAAACGATCGTCGTCGACAACGCCTCGACCGATGGGACGTCGGTGTGGCTGCGTGAGGCGAGGCCAGGTGTGAATCTCATCGACCTTGAAGAGAATGTCGGCGTTGAGGGATTCAACATCGGCGCCCGTGCCGCCCGGGGTGAGACGCTCCTGATTCTCGACGATGATGCCCACGTGGATGAGCCGACGCTTCTCGCCGCGCTCGCCTGGCTCCTTGACGCCTCGGCTGGCGCGCCGCGAGCCGGAGTCGCCTTCGCGCCGGTGCATCCGTCAACCCGCGTCCCCGAGTGGCCGGGGCTTCATGAACCCACGAATCACTGGCCGGCGATGGGGTGCGCGAATCTCATCCGCGCCGACGCGTGGACCAAGGCCGGCGGCTACTGCCCTGCGTTTTTTCTCTACCGCAACGACACCGATCTCGCCCTCACGATTCGAGGGCTGGGAATGGATCTCCATGCCGACCCGGAATGGATCGCGTGGCACGACAGCCCTGCGGCCAAACAGAAATCCGCACGATGGCACACGCTCGCCACGCGAAACTGGATCTGGATGACCCGCCGCCACGCCCGAGGCCTCTGGATACTCCTCGGCGGGACACTCGGTGTTGTCTGGGCCCATCGGCTCGCGGGATGGAACCTTTCGCGACACGTGGCCACGCTGCGAGGCACGATCGCGGGGCTGTTTCGAAACGTGCCACCGGTTTCCGCACCGATCGGACGCGATGGCGAGGCCTATCGGTCCCTGATTCGTCATCAACTTCGAGCGCGAGGCCGCGCCACTCGCGAATGCCTCGGCACCTCTCAGGCTTCGTCGAGCAGTGCCAGCAGCCAGCGCCACTCCGCGTAG
- a CDS encoding YkgJ family cysteine cluster protein: MMAFRPSTFDDEDRTHAAAWKASVMDESVVARLDEIYNRVGAEIAERRPLCEASGRCCNFAKYGHLLYVTGLEAACTIRRARVQAADPVTPHRIAGDETGAQKPPRSLPVLSNAPTLDACPFLDGTSCGVHTIKPLGCRVYFCDPTAQEWQHDLSERALGWIRDVHDELGVSYRYAEWRWLLALLDEA, from the coding sequence ATGATGGCCTTCCGACCCAGCACGTTCGACGACGAGGACCGGACCCACGCGGCGGCGTGGAAGGCCTCGGTGATGGACGAATCGGTGGTGGCCCGGCTTGATGAGATCTACAACCGCGTCGGTGCCGAGATCGCCGAGCGCCGGCCCTTGTGCGAGGCCTCGGGGCGGTGCTGCAACTTCGCGAAGTATGGACACCTGCTGTATGTCACGGGGCTGGAGGCGGCGTGCACCATCCGGCGGGCACGCGTGCAGGCGGCAGATCCAGTCACACCACATCGAATCGCCGGAGATGAGACCGGCGCGCAGAAGCCCCCACGCTCATTGCCGGTATTGAGCAACGCGCCGACCCTCGACGCGTGTCCATTCCTCGACGGCACGTCATGCGGCGTGCACACGATCAAGCCGCTGGGGTGCCGCGTGTACTTCTGCGATCCCACGGCCCAGGAGTGGCAGCATGACCTGAGCGAGCGGGCGCTCGGGTGGATCCGCGACGTGCACGACGAACTCGGCGTGTCGTATCGCTACGCGGAGTGGCGCTGGCTGCTGGCACTGCTCGACGAAGCCTGA
- a CDS encoding AarF/ABC1/UbiB kinase family protein — MYAGGIHRTIKNVRRYGEIIEVLFRHGFRDIVSETGLDRWLESGKRLLLRQSAPQEHESRETRAQRLRRAMEDLGPTFMKLGQVLSCRPDLIPEEWAEEFRNLQSNAVRLPFEEIERRLNEEFGDRLDEVIAWIDPQPLAAASMAQVHRARLTDGTPVVLKVLRPGIEDVTQSDMEILRTLAEFAESRFTDLGYSPTEVVDEFARELEREVDLTHEGRATDRLRAYFDDAPSIRFPEIYWSASTHRVLAMQEFKGTLLSSVPASEIPEDHRHAVVRHGAEAVLRQCLDLGFFHADPHPGNLFVLEDGAVGFIDCGMTGQIEARTAESLATLVLGVVRGDLDSVMRVVGTLSDAEPAKLEDRAVRADVRDFVAQFEHATVGRIDMPALLDAFFKKLRRHQLRCPADLVLLIKALTTIQSVARDLDPKFDLVEFASPHVERLVKRKYSVGAMRRRFERGMAEYAELAENLPTEVRQVLTQIRRNRLAVNLEHRGLTRMTQTIEHASRNIAFSLAIAGLVVGSSILVHADRPGQTIPFATIGIIGLALALVLTIGHVLRNRRWLRSRKD; from the coding sequence ATGTATGCCGGTGGAATTCATCGCACGATCAAGAACGTCCGGCGGTATGGCGAGATCATCGAGGTCCTGTTTCGCCATGGATTCCGCGACATCGTCTCGGAGACGGGGCTGGATCGCTGGCTGGAGTCGGGGAAACGCTTGTTGCTCCGGCAGAGCGCGCCGCAGGAGCATGAATCGCGTGAGACGCGGGCGCAGCGACTTCGTCGCGCCATGGAGGATCTCGGGCCAACGTTCATGAAGTTGGGGCAGGTGCTCTCGTGCCGTCCCGACCTGATTCCCGAAGAATGGGCAGAAGAGTTCCGGAACCTGCAATCCAATGCGGTGCGCCTGCCGTTCGAGGAGATCGAGCGGCGATTGAATGAGGAGTTCGGGGATCGGCTGGATGAGGTGATCGCGTGGATTGATCCACAGCCGCTGGCGGCGGCGTCGATGGCGCAGGTGCATCGGGCACGATTGACGGACGGCACGCCGGTTGTGCTCAAAGTGCTCCGCCCGGGGATCGAGGACGTGACGCAGAGCGACATGGAGATCCTGCGGACGCTGGCGGAGTTTGCCGAATCGCGATTCACGGACCTTGGATACAGCCCGACGGAGGTGGTGGACGAGTTCGCGCGGGAACTGGAGCGCGAGGTGGACCTGACGCACGAGGGGCGCGCGACCGACAGGCTCCGCGCGTACTTCGATGACGCGCCGTCGATCCGGTTTCCCGAGATCTACTGGTCGGCCTCGACGCATCGCGTGCTGGCGATGCAGGAGTTCAAGGGGACGCTGCTGTCGAGCGTGCCGGCGAGCGAGATTCCCGAGGACCATCGGCACGCGGTCGTTCGGCATGGGGCCGAGGCGGTGCTGCGGCAGTGTCTTGATCTTGGTTTTTTTCACGCCGATCCGCATCCGGGGAATCTCTTCGTGCTCGAGGACGGCGCGGTGGGGTTCATCGACTGCGGCATGACGGGGCAGATCGAGGCGCGGACGGCGGAGAGCCTCGCGACGCTGGTGCTCGGGGTCGTGCGGGGGGATCTCGACAGCGTGATGCGTGTGGTGGGGACGCTGTCCGACGCGGAGCCGGCGAAACTCGAGGATCGGGCGGTGCGTGCGGACGTGCGTGACTTTGTGGCCCAGTTCGAGCACGCGACGGTGGGCCGGATCGACATGCCCGCGCTGCTCGACGCGTTCTTCAAGAAACTGCGCCGGCACCAGTTGCGATGCCCGGCGGATCTCGTGCTGCTCATCAAGGCGCTCACGACGATCCAGTCGGTCGCCCGGGACCTTGATCCCAAGTTCGATCTCGTGGAGTTCGCCTCGCCCCACGTCGAGCGACTGGTGAAGCGGAAGTACAGCGTGGGGGCGATGCGTCGGCGGTTCGAGCGCGGGATGGCGGAGTACGCCGAGTTGGCGGAGAACCTGCCGACGGAGGTGCGCCAGGTTCTGACGCAGATCCGGAGGAATCGACTGGCGGTGAATCTCGAGCACCGCGGGCTGACGCGGATGACGCAGACGATCGAGCACGCCAGCCGGAACATCGCGTTCTCGCTGGCGATCGCGGGATTGGTGGTGGGGTCATCGATCCTGGTGCACGCGGATCGGCCCGGACAGACGATTCCATTCGCGACGATCGGGATCATCGGGCTGGCGCTGGCGCTCGTGCTGACCATCGGGCACGTATTGCGGAACAGGCGCTGGCTGCGGTCGCGGAAGGATTAG
- a CDS encoding cyclodeaminase/cyclohydrolase family protein, which yields MEHDGESESSFGSLSVAEFLGAVASKTPAPGGGAVASMTGALASALGQMVVAYSVGKKSLAEHEPRLRGAILRLERARALLLGLADEDAEAYNLVNTLQRLPEDDERRKATLDDALRASVQVPLATMAACVDLLRLFLELAPITNKHLRSDLGISAVLADAAARASRWNVVVNAAQLSGEQDRLHTSRQLNAMLHDSAALVRQVEQSCEA from the coding sequence ATGGAGCATGATGGGGAATCGGAATCGTCGTTCGGCTCACTGAGCGTCGCGGAGTTTCTGGGCGCGGTGGCGTCGAAGACTCCGGCGCCCGGCGGCGGGGCCGTCGCGTCGATGACGGGGGCGCTGGCCTCGGCACTCGGGCAGATGGTCGTGGCCTACTCGGTGGGGAAGAAATCGCTCGCCGAGCACGAGCCTCGCTTGCGTGGGGCGATCCTGCGCCTGGAGCGGGCGCGGGCGCTTCTGCTGGGCCTCGCCGACGAGGACGCCGAGGCGTACAACCTTGTCAACACGCTCCAGAGGCTTCCCGAGGACGACGAGCGGCGGAAGGCGACCCTCGATGACGCGCTCCGCGCGAGCGTGCAGGTCCCCCTGGCCACCATGGCGGCGTGCGTGGATCTCCTGCGGCTCTTTCTTGAACTCGCGCCGATCACGAACAAGCACCTTCGCAGCGATCTGGGGATCTCGGCCGTGCTTGCCGATGCCGCCGCGCGCGCGTCGCGGTGGAACGTCGTGGTGAACGCAGCCCAACTCTCGGGGGAGCAGGATCGGTTGCACACGAGCCGCCAGTTGAACGCGATGCTCCACGACTCGGCGGCACTCGTGCGCCAGGTCGAGCAGTCGTGTGAGGCCTAA
- a CDS encoding glycosyltransferase family 2 protein, which yields MTAQPAPTGVAPAPLAEPGRAQAVIEFKPVPLRERIRLVRPPQRASRRYRVAAVTPCFNRAIDIERLLGDMARLDRRGIDLVVVVVDNASSVPLSQIPTPPGLEVEHVRLNENRGGAGGFNAGMAHVLSGSGIWARRREPDFIWILDSDARATKRCLRELIRAIRSRDDLAAVGSALVDPLTKRVYEIGGKLQRLTGYYVPAAQGSVDHRYLVEADYLAACSTLVRREAIRRTGLMPEIFINGDDVEWFLQMRAATGWRVAGAPRAIAYHPLPSRKFQTWVRYYTTRNSYAPLDCMGYGRITRFTRGLVDTARATAQAIMGLPELADLHLQGMADAAAGRTVGFGPKGGIAPIAQSTRMTPFVSLAEQVRVALMKRPGSRLFVHPILKVHSVDFDGLREQLDLLEVRATEADHLAWGKRSLGARRFRDMAAAMLRVLTPGKADVAIVPTGWPTGWFRGRTLFQITNDGYLVREITTQRSVGEAIRVIARGGLLALRLAMRRRQCNPLPPAPVRSGEARFAPPNAGPNSVTNSPVQSTAS from the coding sequence ATGACAGCCCAGCCGGCGCCCACGGGCGTCGCCCCCGCGCCCCTGGCCGAACCTGGTCGGGCCCAAGCGGTCATCGAGTTCAAGCCGGTCCCGTTGCGTGAGCGGATTCGCCTGGTGCGCCCGCCGCAGCGGGCGAGCCGTCGCTACAGAGTCGCCGCGGTCACCCCGTGCTTCAATCGGGCGATCGACATCGAGCGGCTGCTCGGTGACATGGCCCGCCTCGATCGCCGCGGCATCGATCTTGTTGTCGTTGTCGTGGACAACGCCTCGAGCGTCCCGCTCTCTCAGATTCCCACGCCCCCGGGGCTGGAGGTCGAGCACGTCCGCCTGAATGAGAATCGTGGCGGGGCCGGTGGGTTCAACGCCGGGATGGCTCATGTCCTGTCGGGGTCGGGGATCTGGGCGAGGCGGCGCGAGCCGGACTTCATCTGGATCCTCGACAGCGACGCGCGGGCCACGAAGCGTTGCCTGCGTGAACTCATCCGCGCGATCCGCAGCCGCGATGATCTGGCGGCCGTCGGCTCGGCCCTCGTCGATCCATTGACCAAGCGCGTTTATGAGATCGGTGGCAAACTCCAGCGGCTCACGGGCTACTACGTCCCCGCAGCCCAGGGGAGCGTGGACCATCGCTACCTCGTCGAGGCCGATTATCTCGCCGCCTGCTCCACGCTCGTGCGGCGTGAGGCGATCCGGCGCACGGGCCTCATGCCCGAGATCTTCATCAATGGCGACGACGTGGAGTGGTTCCTGCAGATGCGGGCGGCCACCGGTTGGCGCGTCGCGGGCGCGCCTCGGGCGATTGCGTATCACCCGCTCCCCAGCCGAAAGTTTCAGACGTGGGTGCGCTACTACACGACGCGGAACTCGTACGCCCCGCTCGATTGCATGGGATATGGCCGAATCACCCGGTTCACGCGCGGGCTCGTGGACACGGCCCGAGCGACGGCCCAGGCGATCATGGGCCTCCCGGAACTCGCCGATCTCCATCTCCAAGGAATGGCCGACGCCGCTGCGGGACGGACCGTGGGCTTTGGGCCCAAGGGTGGCATCGCACCGATCGCGCAATCAACACGAATGACGCCGTTCGTCAGCCTCGCCGAGCAGGTGCGCGTGGCTCTGATGAAGCGGCCGGGTTCGCGGCTCTTCGTGCATCCGATCCTGAAGGTTCACTCGGTGGATTTCGATGGACTGCGTGAGCAGTTGGATTTGCTTGAGGTCCGTGCGACCGAGGCCGACCATCTGGCGTGGGGGAAGCGTTCGCTGGGCGCACGCCGATTCCGCGACATGGCCGCCGCCATGCTCCGAGTGCTCACTCCGGGGAAAGCGGATGTCGCGATCGTGCCGACCGGCTGGCCGACCGGCTGGTTCCGCGGGCGGACGCTCTTCCAGATCACCAACGATGGCTATCTCGTCCGCGAGATCACGACACAACGGAGCGTTGGCGAGGCGATTCGCGTGATCGCCCGGGGTGGTCTACTCGCGTTGAGACTCGCGATGCGTCGGCGGCAGTGCAATCCGCTTCCGCCGGCTCCGGTTCGATCCGGTGAGGCGAGGTTCGCCCCGCCGAATGCCGGGCCGAACTCTGTGACCAACTCACCGGTGCAATCGACCGCTTCGTGA